One segment of Desulfosudis oleivorans Hxd3 DNA contains the following:
- a CDS encoding RHS repeat-associated core domain-containing protein, whose amino-acid sequence MGDCTDNCPSVPNPDQRDCDDDGKGDLCDCDLQAKATKTRIAPEEYTIIKDPGCASQGDIRWEVVPEKDVVVNISPASDVPGALVVDSAASITVYAVSGAGHVLVKATSNIVPGCTDTINITVGCDDSCGSGGSCSSGGSFGAENGSIKAKLSLGREKDGTSAGEILLQADTVSADLVTPDALDVYLNGDSWKALNPDGTLGQVVSREVCVDINVIDEYEYEASIYRVDPYSSRWLNAFTIKGFYPYDTNIQPIAVLIVENPDKETAENRLTMTYWKDGSQTVYAYEWDEVASTWTLSNGDGATVAQVIAKSKVTDTNGNRIETETIKNGSGTASSVIRTTYKDITCGGHARPLEIEKVVDPDNAALTTVTDYYEEGEAGCTTGNCGWIESRTYADGSWVKYEYDGRSRKIKEARSWLDQPITAAEMAVRVITYDYTPISGSGDTNDVEYELRPRTVTETTEGHVVSKDYYVYQKDDTNNVVTEIHEIAATPAAAYGNTANRRTVTVTYLPWGGAGAGEIKGQIHPDNTKETYTYESGIYTPADPGLGTFITGSGTDVRVTVTHGTAAAPNGIANKTTREIIIRDETGRELARQTLVYTGTGYEPVSWSVMAYDDDHHLTDTWYSNGTHTAATWGCCNKENEIDIYGMVTDYTGYDPLGRLTQAVKNNITTTWTYDGSGRRLTETVTGGGLTLSSQNIYDLAGRLITSTDTAGLTTDYDYQNSGRTTTVTRPGGATEITDTYLDGRIRSITGTGVVSQYYTYGVNADGSQWTRVDIGSPASDRYEITTYDMAGNMIRTEKPGYTGTQATENTYDVTGRLIATSAPGLADTLYEYDELGNMVRSGLDVNDNGVLDDGSSDRIQESVTQYSNDGTDWWQETTGKIFAVTGSSTPTTTGIQKTRLTGLGANGLVNETVSTDINGNQTVARTVIDPATQTVTQTVDYPDASFNEVTVTTNGLLQSRQSKTGVTTTFSCDGLGRRTGATDSRTGTTVTHYNSLGQVDYVEDAAGNRTTFIYDAAGRRETETNVRGKTIRYAYNSLGQLTYKWGSAAEPVKFVYDAYGQMIQMHMFRNGSGWDGTEWPSGSTGDPDITTWTYQPSTGLLTAKTDDEAKSTAYTYTAANRLATRTWARDNGTLVTTYTYDLNTGELTGIDYSGTTPDVAYAYTRAGQMYTVDDVVGTRTFAYNSALQPVTETIDGASGGLYSKTITRTYETSGVVGRPTGLSLTGYSVAYGYEPSTGRFAGVTWNTGAGEKTATYAYVADSDFVDTLTMENLVTDFVYEPNRDLKTQVRHTFGGADIAQYDYTYTALGQRKTMDLTPDLPDTLVEATTTYTPDNLNQYDAIETGGVTDNPVYDDDGNLTHQQGMVYTWNAENRLISVEPETPTEGNTKLAFVYDYMGRRVKKAVYTFSAGSYQLSAASLFVYDGWNLIQELDGTGAVQKSYVWGLDLSQSLQGAGGVGGLLAMTDGVNTYLYCHDANGNVGRMVSAADGTVAAAYEYAPFGGLIHKSGVMADENVFRFSTKYWDGESGLYEYGLRYYDPETGRWISRDPVGESGGLNLYSFVMNDPTNFFDLLGLVQVGGSEGYSSDSMYIDITWYKPKSLYLLFKCKGCPDVNEAPVAGRTVDIDYDKSNFKVETIIKYVLKIVSGGEDADLFWTYNREKRYYSSLPGEAKKDIEIGRPCWVKISCEVNCECSCGGDACHSWKTRWGDKWISGRVTTSMNWGLGPKVCEVSDFRLDAKKRQCRQEAKGKCKSCL is encoded by the coding sequence GTGGGCGACTGTACCGACAACTGTCCATCGGTGCCCAATCCCGACCAGAGGGATTGCGATGACGACGGTAAGGGCGACCTCTGCGATTGCGATCTGCAGGCCAAGGCCACAAAGACACGCATCGCTCCAGAAGAGTATACGATTATTAAGGATCCGGGTTGCGCCAGCCAGGGGGACATCAGATGGGAGGTTGTCCCAGAAAAGGATGTGGTTGTAAATATTTCACCCGCCTCTGATGTGCCGGGTGCTCTGGTGGTCGACTCTGCCGCATCGATTACCGTATATGCGGTTTCGGGTGCCGGTCATGTTCTTGTCAAGGCCACATCAAATATAGTACCGGGCTGTACGGACACCATCAACATTACCGTGGGTTGTGATGATTCCTGCGGCAGTGGCGGCAGTTGTTCTTCAGGAGGCTCTTTTGGTGCTGAAAACGGGAGCATCAAGGCAAAGCTCAGCCTTGGCAGGGAAAAAGACGGAACTTCTGCAGGCGAGATCCTGTTACAGGCCGATACGGTATCGGCCGATTTGGTCACGCCCGACGCCCTTGATGTGTATTTAAACGGTGATTCCTGGAAAGCTTTGAATCCCGACGGCACTCTCGGGCAGGTTGTTTCACGGGAGGTTTGTGTCGACATTAATGTTATTGATGAGTATGAATATGAAGCCAGTATCTACCGGGTAGATCCCTATTCCAGTCGATGGCTGAACGCATTCACAATTAAAGGATTTTATCCTTATGATACCAATATTCAGCCCATTGCCGTCCTGATTGTTGAAAATCCGGACAAAGAGACCGCCGAGAACCGTCTGACAATGACCTACTGGAAAGACGGATCCCAGACCGTCTACGCCTATGAATGGGACGAGGTCGCTTCCACCTGGACCCTTTCAAATGGCGACGGCGCCACAGTGGCCCAGGTGATTGCCAAGTCCAAGGTAACGGATACCAACGGCAACCGGATTGAAACCGAGACCATTAAAAACGGCTCAGGCACGGCCTCTTCGGTTATCCGCACCACATATAAAGACATCACGTGTGGCGGCCATGCCCGGCCCCTTGAAATCGAAAAAGTGGTGGACCCGGACAACGCGGCCCTGACCACTGTCACCGACTATTATGAGGAAGGGGAGGCCGGCTGCACCACCGGCAACTGCGGGTGGATAGAAAGCAGAACCTATGCGGACGGCTCCTGGGTAAAATATGAGTATGACGGCCGGTCCCGCAAAATCAAAGAGGCGCGCTCCTGGCTGGACCAGCCCATCACTGCGGCAGAAATGGCCGTGCGGGTGATCACCTATGATTACACTCCCATCAGCGGGTCAGGCGATACCAATGACGTGGAGTACGAGCTGCGCCCCCGCACTGTCACAGAAACCACCGAAGGGCATGTGGTGTCTAAAGACTATTATGTCTATCAGAAAGACGACACAAACAACGTGGTCACCGAAATTCACGAAATTGCGGCCACGCCCGCGGCAGCCTACGGCAACACGGCCAACCGCCGTACCGTTACCGTCACTTATCTTCCCTGGGGAGGTGCTGGCGCTGGCGAAATCAAGGGGCAGATCCACCCGGACAACACAAAAGAGACCTATACCTATGAGTCCGGCATCTACACGCCCGCCGATCCAGGCCTGGGCACATTTATCACCGGCAGCGGCACCGATGTGCGCGTTACCGTTACCCACGGCACAGCTGCCGCGCCCAACGGCATTGCCAACAAAACCACCCGGGAGATCATTATCAGGGACGAAACCGGCAGGGAACTGGCCCGGCAGACCCTTGTTTATACCGGCACCGGATATGAGCCGGTCTCCTGGTCGGTCATGGCCTATGACGACGATCATCATCTTACCGATACCTGGTACTCGAACGGCACCCACACCGCAGCCACATGGGGATGCTGCAACAAGGAAAACGAAATCGATATCTATGGCATGGTCACCGACTATACCGGTTATGACCCGCTCGGCCGGCTCACCCAGGCCGTAAAGAACAACATCACCACCACCTGGACCTACGACGGCAGCGGCCGGCGCCTGACAGAAACCGTCACCGGCGGGGGCCTGACCCTTTCCAGCCAGAACATTTACGACCTGGCCGGCCGATTAATTACGTCCACGGACACTGCGGGCCTGACCACCGACTATGACTATCAGAACAGCGGTCGCACCACCACTGTCACCCGGCCGGGCGGGGCCACCGAGATCACCGACACTTACCTTGATGGCCGGATCAGAAGCATCACCGGCACCGGCGTTGTTTCTCAATACTATACCTATGGCGTCAATGCCGATGGTTCCCAATGGACCCGTGTCGATATCGGCAGCCCTGCGTCCGACCGTTACGAGATCACCACCTATGACATGGCCGGTAACATGATCCGCACGGAAAAACCCGGCTACACCGGCACGCAGGCAACTGAAAACACCTATGACGTTACCGGCCGCCTGATTGCCACATCCGCTCCGGGCCTGGCCGATACGCTTTATGAATATGACGAGTTGGGCAACATGGTCCGCTCCGGCCTGGATGTCAATGATAACGGCGTGCTGGATGACGGATCGTCAGACCGCATTCAGGAAAGTGTCACTCAATACTCCAACGACGGCACCGACTGGTGGCAGGAAACCACCGGCAAAATTTTTGCCGTCACCGGCAGCAGCACCCCCACCACCACGGGCATTCAAAAAACCAGGCTCACCGGCCTGGGCGCAAACGGCCTTGTCAATGAGACCGTTTCTACTGACATTAACGGCAACCAGACCGTTGCCCGGACCGTTATCGACCCTGCCACCCAAACTGTAACGCAGACAGTGGACTACCCGGATGCATCCTTTAACGAAGTTACTGTCACGACAAACGGACTGCTGCAATCCCGGCAGAGCAAAACCGGTGTGACCACCACCTTTTCCTGCGATGGACTGGGCCGCCGGACCGGGGCCACCGATTCCCGCACCGGCACCACTGTTACCCATTACAACAGCCTGGGCCAGGTGGATTATGTGGAAGATGCCGCAGGCAACCGGACTACATTCATTTATGATGCAGCCGGCCGCCGTGAAACAGAGACCAATGTCCGGGGCAAAACCATCCGCTACGCCTACAACAGCCTCGGACAACTGACGTATAAATGGGGCAGCGCGGCCGAACCGGTAAAGTTTGTGTATGACGCTTACGGCCAGATGATCCAGATGCACATGTTCCGCAACGGCTCTGGTTGGGACGGGACAGAGTGGCCATCAGGTTCCACCGGAGATCCAGATATCACCACCTGGACCTATCAGCCGTCCACCGGCCTGCTCACTGCCAAGACCGATGATGAGGCCAAATCCACGGCCTACACCTACACCGCCGCCAACCGGCTGGCTACCCGCACCTGGGCACGGGATAACGGCACCCTTGTCACCACCTACACCTATGATCTGAATACCGGGGAACTCACTGGCATTGATTATTCTGGCACCACGCCGGATGTGGCCTATGCCTACACACGGGCCGGGCAGATGTATACCGTGGACGATGTTGTGGGCACGCGCACCTTTGCCTATAACAGTGCCCTGCAACCCGTCACAGAAACCATCGACGGCGCTTCCGGCGGGCTGTACAGCAAAACCATCACCCGCACATACGAGACCTCCGGCGTGGTGGGCCGGCCCACCGGGTTGAGCCTTACAGGCTACAGCGTGGCCTATGGGTATGAGCCTTCCACCGGCCGGTTTGCAGGCGTCACCTGGAACACCGGGGCCGGAGAAAAGACGGCCACCTATGCGTATGTGGCCGACTCTGATTTTGTCGACACCCTGACCATGGAGAATCTGGTCACGGATTTTGTCTATGAGCCGAACCGGGACCTCAAAACCCAGGTCAGGCACACGTTTGGTGGGGCCGATATTGCCCAATATGATTATACCTACACCGCCCTTGGCCAGCGCAAGACCATGGACCTGACCCCGGACCTGCCGGATACCCTGGTCGAGGCTACCACCACCTATACGCCCGATAATTTAAACCAGTACGATGCCATTGAAACTGGCGGCGTAACAGATAACCCGGTCTATGATGATGACGGCAACCTTACCCACCAGCAGGGCATGGTTTATACCTGGAACGCGGAAAACCGCCTCATCTCCGTGGAACCCGAGACCCCGACCGAAGGAAATACCAAACTGGCCTTTGTGTACGACTACATGGGCCGAAGGGTGAAAAAGGCCGTCTATACATTCAGCGCCGGCAGCTACCAGCTGTCAGCTGCCAGCTTATTTGTCTATGACGGGTGGAACCTGATCCAGGAGCTGGATGGAACCGGTGCGGTGCAAAAGTCCTATGTGTGGGGCCTTGACCTCTCCCAGAGCCTGCAAGGAGCCGGTGGCGTGGGCGGCCTGCTGGCCATGACCGACGGGGTGAATACTTACCTCTACTGCCATGATGCCAACGGCAACGTGGGCCGCATGGTGAGCGCGGCAGATGGAACGGTTGCGGCAGCTTATGAATATGCCCCGTTTGGCGGGCTGATTCATAAAAGCGGGGTTATGGCGGATGAGAATGTGTTTCGGTTCTCGACGAAGTATTGGGATGGGGAGAGTGGGCTCTATGAATACGGCTTGAGGTACTACGATCCTGAAACCGGACGGTGGATCAGCAGAGACCCGGTCGGAGAAAGTGGTGGGCTGAATCTTTATTCTTTTGTAATGAATGACCCTACTAATTTCTTTGATCTGCTTGGACTTGTTCAGGTTGGAGGGTCTGAAGGCTATAGCTCTGATTCTATGTATATCGACATAACATGGTACAAGCCGAAATCATTGTATTTATTATTTAAATGTAAAGGATGCCCTGATGTGAATGAGGCTCCTGTAGCCGGCAGAACAGTTGATATTGACTATGATAAATCCAATTTTAAAGTAGAGACAATCATAAAGTATGTATTGAAAATCGTATCAGGTGGCGAAGATGCTGATTTATTTTGGACCTACAATAGAGAAAAACGTTATTATTCTTCGCTTCCCGGCGAAGCCAAGAAAGATATCGAAATAGGAAGACCCTGTTGGGTTAAAATCTCCTGTGAGGTGAATTGTGAATGTTCATGCGGTGGCGATGCCTGCCATTCATGGAAAACCCGATGGGGAGATAAATGGATTTCTGGAAGAGTTACTACTTCTATGAATTGGGGATTAGGACCGAAAGTCTGTGAAGTTTCTGATTTTAGGCTTGATGCAAAGAAGAGGCAGTGTAGGCAGGAAGCGAAGGGGAAATGTAAATCGTGTTTATAG
- a CDS encoding DUF481 domain-containing protein has protein sequence MRSIVAWIVFFILVVAGPVAADDNAETQKTFSGTGEVGVLMTTGNSETESVNARLGLKYETGHLLAEGAAAALYRSEETDVGGQTVDKTSAEKYTCSAKLGYKFNAANYVFVHAAYEDDRFSGYDYQSTYSAGYGRKVIASDAVRLDIEAGPGYRYDKREDGETEEDAIFRGYAVFGYNFSDGVSFQQEVTVVTGSDNTNTRAVSALKSRIVGALSMKVSYTVDHDSDVPPGTDKTDTETALTLVYDF, from the coding sequence ATGAGGTCCATAGTCGCATGGATTGTCTTTTTCATTCTGGTGGTTGCCGGTCCGGTTGCCGCCGACGATAATGCTGAAACACAAAAAACCTTCAGCGGCACCGGAGAGGTAGGTGTTTTGATGACTACGGGCAACTCGGAAACCGAGTCGGTCAATGCCCGGCTGGGTCTGAAATATGAAACCGGCCACCTGCTGGCTGAAGGAGCCGCGGCCGCTCTCTACCGGTCCGAGGAAACAGATGTCGGCGGACAGACAGTGGACAAAACCTCGGCGGAAAAATACACCTGTTCGGCCAAGCTTGGCTATAAATTCAACGCCGCCAACTATGTTTTTGTTCATGCCGCCTATGAAGACGACCGGTTCAGCGGGTATGACTACCAGAGTACCTACAGCGCCGGTTACGGCAGAAAGGTGATTGCCTCCGACGCCGTGCGGTTGGATATTGAGGCAGGCCCCGGTTACCGGTACGACAAACGGGAGGATGGAGAGACCGAAGAAGACGCGATTTTTCGCGGATATGCCGTGTTTGGTTACAATTTTTCAGACGGCGTGTCGTTTCAGCAGGAGGTCACCGTGGTTACCGGGTCCGACAACACCAACACCCGCGCGGTGTCGGCCCTGAAGTCCCGGATTGTGGGCGCCCTTTCAATGAAGGTCTCCTACACGGTGGACCACGATTCCGATGTGCCGCCGGGAACCGATAAAACCGATACCGAGACCGCCCTTACTCTGGTGTATGATTTTTAA
- a CDS encoding glycosyltransferase family 4 protein: MVSSLKILHLISQRPDATGSGVYVQAMLRHAAQKGHCNHLVAGIQANNIPQAPVVNQCECAFVCFEGPDTPLPIVGMSDVMPYKSRRFCDLSDNAVDEYETCFAEKLRHAVKRFAPDLIHSHHLWLVTSLARRMFPGLPMVTTCHGTDLRQFQNCPHLQARVLEGCAGLDAVMALSRAQKTEIASLYGLSEEKIHVVGAGYDEALFYLQAKPVPHPVQVVYAGKLCNAKGTPWLLKALSAIHTVPWQLHLVGGGAGEEADQCWKMAGDLGDRVCVYGAVDQSTLAALMRQSHIFVLPSFFEGLPLVLLEALACGCRVVATDLPGVAEVLDGMDADYISRVHPPGLHTVDKPFTQDLDRFVKDLANVLTTQMAAAVQQPDIDLSLIQDRLSGFTWGRVFERVERVYRSVCRLS; encoded by the coding sequence ATGGTGTCCAGTCTGAAGATTCTCCACCTGATCAGCCAGCGGCCCGATGCCACGGGCAGCGGTGTCTATGTCCAGGCCATGCTGCGTCACGCCGCACAAAAAGGGCATTGCAACCACCTGGTGGCCGGCATTCAGGCGAATAATATACCCCAGGCCCCGGTTGTCAATCAATGTGAATGCGCTTTTGTCTGTTTCGAAGGGCCGGACACACCCCTCCCCATTGTGGGCATGAGCGATGTGATGCCTTATAAAAGCCGGCGGTTTTGCGACCTGTCCGATAACGCGGTGGATGAATATGAAACCTGCTTTGCCGAAAAACTGCGCCATGCCGTCAAACGTTTCGCTCCGGACCTGATCCACAGCCATCACCTGTGGCTGGTTACCTCCCTTGCCAGACGCATGTTTCCCGGCCTGCCCATGGTCACCACCTGTCACGGCACCGATCTGCGCCAGTTTCAGAACTGTCCTCACCTGCAGGCGCGAGTTCTGGAGGGATGCGCCGGGCTGGACGCGGTCATGGCGCTGAGCCGGGCGCAAAAGACTGAGATTGCCTCCCTGTACGGGCTGTCCGAAGAAAAGATTCACGTGGTGGGCGCCGGGTATGACGAGGCCCTGTTTTATCTTCAGGCCAAGCCCGTCCCGCATCCGGTGCAGGTGGTATATGCGGGCAAACTGTGCAACGCCAAGGGCACGCCCTGGCTGTTGAAAGCATTATCCGCCATCCATACCGTGCCGTGGCAGCTTCACCTGGTGGGCGGCGGTGCCGGCGAGGAGGCCGATCAGTGCTGGAAAATGGCCGGCGACCTGGGAGACCGGGTGTGCGTTTACGGTGCCGTGGACCAGTCCACGCTTGCGGCTTTGATGCGACAAAGCCATATTTTTGTGCTGCCCTCATTTTTTGAAGGCCTGCCCCTTGTGCTGCTGGAGGCCCTGGCCTGCGGATGCCGTGTTGTTGCCACCGACCTGCCCGGCGTGGCCGAGGTGCTGGACGGCATGGATGCCGATTATATCTCCCGGGTCCATCCGCCGGGATTGCACACGGTAGACAAACCCTTTACCCAGGATCTGGACCGGTTTGTCAAAGACCTCGCAAACGTTCTTACCACACAGATGGCCGCAGCGGTCCAACAGCCCGATATTGATCTTTCCCTTATTCAGGACCGGCTTTCCGGTTTTACCTGGGGCCGGGTTTTTGAACGGGTGGAACGGGTCTACAGGTCGGTTTGTCGTCTATCATAA
- a CDS encoding DUF3192 domain-containing protein, whose amino-acid sequence MMKKILILIAIAILLCSCTPALVKTNSNLITLKPGMAQDDVTAVMGVPVLSELYEAADGKMVSILYYRTEEKKTTVLSAKEECTPVVFINGKLVGWGDRLTASGINLLKVKTR is encoded by the coding sequence ATGATGAAAAAAATCCTGATTCTCATAGCCATTGCCATTCTGCTCTGTTCGTGCACCCCCGCTCTTGTGAAGACCAACTCGAACCTGATCACCCTCAAGCCGGGCATGGCCCAGGACGACGTCACCGCCGTCATGGGGGTCCCTGTGTTAAGTGAGCTTTACGAGGCCGCTGACGGCAAAATGGTCTCCATACTGTACTATCGCACCGAAGAAAAGAAGACCACGGTGCTGTCCGCCAAAGAGGAGTGCACCCCGGTTGTATTTATCAACGGCAAACTGGTGGGATGGGGAGACCGGCTGACCGCCTCCGGCATCAACCTGCTGAAGGTCAAAACCCGGTAG
- a CDS encoding hemolysin family protein: MLSRIIVLVLLLFLSGFFSSSETALFSISRSRIRFLAKKKNRFDLLIKKMKDNPHRLLSTILIGNNLVNIGASALATALAIDVFSNNAVGIATGVMTFFILIFGEILPKSIATTNNITIARITIYPLYWLSVLFMPIILFLNFIPRLTGKMKPIPVMTEEELKAIIEVTEEEGEIDNEEKEFIHNIFKLDDTSASESMTPTTDMFAVDVNKKLPLGAILKTGYTRIPVYEHHIGNIIGILNVKDVFRHYVQAKGPPNIRSLMSKPYFIPESKKLNSLLKQFKLRKHHMAIVINEHGEVLGLITLEDVLEELVGDIIDETDRYEPHIVKVKKQTWLVLGKTHIEETNAKLPMHIPESGEYDTFSGYLLYRIGRIPEEGEIITIDNFVITIKRMEANRILSLLVEEKASPPSLDAEKQKAGNGS, from the coding sequence ATGCTTTCGCGGATCATTGTGCTGGTTCTGCTGCTGTTTCTGTCCGGATTTTTTTCATCTTCGGAAACCGCCCTGTTTTCCATCAGCCGTTCCCGCATCCGGTTTCTGGCCAAAAAGAAAAACCGGTTCGACCTGTTGATCAAAAAGATGAAGGACAACCCCCACCGGCTGCTGTCCACCATTCTCATCGGCAACAACCTGGTCAACATCGGGGCATCGGCCCTGGCCACGGCCCTGGCCATTGACGTCTTTTCCAACAATGCCGTGGGCATCGCCACCGGCGTGATGACCTTTTTTATTCTGATTTTCGGTGAAATCCTGCCCAAGTCCATCGCCACCACCAACAATATCACCATCGCCCGGATCACCATCTATCCCCTTTACTGGCTGTCGGTCCTGTTTATGCCGATCATTCTTTTTTTAAACTTCATTCCCAGGCTCACCGGCAAAATGAAACCGATCCCGGTAATGACCGAGGAGGAGCTCAAAGCCATTATCGAGGTCACCGAAGAGGAAGGGGAGATCGACAACGAGGAAAAGGAGTTTATTCACAACATCTTCAAGCTGGACGACACCAGCGCGTCGGAAAGCATGACCCCCACCACCGACATGTTTGCCGTGGACGTGAACAAAAAACTGCCCCTGGGCGCCATATTAAAAACAGGCTATACCCGCATTCCGGTTTATGAGCACCACATCGGCAACATCATCGGCATTCTCAATGTAAAAGATGTTTTTCGGCACTATGTGCAGGCCAAGGGCCCGCCCAACATCCGCTCCCTGATGAGCAAGCCCTATTTTATTCCGGAGTCCAAAAAACTCAACAGCCTGCTCAAACAGTTCAAGCTGCGCAAGCACCACATGGCCATCGTGATCAACGAGCACGGCGAGGTCCTGGGGCTGATCACCCTGGAGGATGTGTTAGAAGAGCTGGTGGGCGACATTATTGATGAGACCGACCGGTATGAGCCCCATATTGTCAAGGTAAAAAAACAGACATGGCTGGTACTGGGCAAAACCCACATTGAAGAGACCAACGCAAAACTTCCCATGCATATTCCGGAATCCGGGGAATACGACACGTTTTCCGGCTACCTGCTGTATCGAATCGGCAGGATACCAGAGGAAGGCGAGATCATCACCATCGACAATTTTGTTATCACCATCAAGCGCATGGAGGCCAACCGCATTCTCTCCCTGCTGGTAGAAGAAAAGGCGTCCCCACCCTCCCTGGATGCAGAAAAACAGAAGGCCGGCAATGGCTCATGA
- a CDS encoding outer membrane protein assembly factor BamD has protein sequence MKQLAVILSALLMICAMAGCAHKPVQEKSAQELADEGTRYFDKGRYKKSIEAFENLRDWYPFSKLTTLADLKVADAYFNMEEYESAVSAYENFERLHPRHESVPFVIFRTGLCHFNRLDTIDRDQTPAHRAIDAFSRLVRAYPDSEYASQATDYIHQCRESLAAHELYVAKFYFKTKRYRSALYRFKQIIEKYPDVGDIETARRHIPLCEEGLAEMEKEESKND, from the coding sequence ATGAAACAACTGGCTGTAATCCTCTCTGCCCTTCTGATGATCTGCGCCATGGCCGGATGCGCGCACAAACCGGTCCAGGAAAAGAGCGCCCAGGAACTGGCCGATGAAGGCACGCGGTACTTTGACAAGGGCCGCTATAAAAAATCGATTGAGGCCTTTGAGAACCTGAGAGACTGGTATCCCTTCAGCAAGCTGACCACCCTGGCGGACCTGAAGGTTGCCGATGCCTACTTCAACATGGAAGAGTATGAAAGCGCGGTATCGGCCTATGAAAACTTTGAACGCCTTCACCCGCGCCACGAATCGGTTCCGTTTGTTATTTTCCGTACCGGCCTGTGTCATTTCAACCGGCTGGACACCATCGACCGGGACCAGACCCCGGCCCACCGGGCCATTGATGCCTTCAGCCGGCTGGTGCGGGCATACCCGGACAGTGAATACGCCTCCCAGGCAACGGACTACATTCACCAATGCCGGGAAAGCCTGGCGGCCCATGAGCTGTACGTGGCAAAATTCTATTTCAAAACCAAACGCTACCGGTCGGCCCTCTACCGCTTTAAGCAAATTATTGAAAAATACCCGGACGTTGGTGACATTGAAACGGCCCGGCGCCACATTCCTTTGTGCGAAGAAGGGCTGGCCGAAATGGAAAAAGAAGAATCGAAAAACGATTAA
- the rpmB gene encoding 50S ribosomal protein L28: protein MARQCEICGKKPMVGANVSHAHNVTKRRFNPNLQRVRAVRDGKPQTLYVCTNCIKSGFVVKAA, encoded by the coding sequence ATGGCCAGGCAGTGTGAAATCTGTGGCAAAAAACCCATGGTGGGCGCCAATGTGAGTCATGCCCACAATGTAACCAAGCGGCGTTTCAACCCCAACCTGCAGCGGGTCCGGGCCGTGCGTGACGGCAAACCCCAGACCCTGTACGTATGCACCAACTGCATTAAATCCGGCTTCGTGGTAAAAGCCGCTTAA